Proteins encoded within one genomic window of Mycolicibacterium monacense:
- a CDS encoding Rv2253 family sensor-like surface protein, producing the protein MATRRALVALSTAAVVLLAMVGTLVGPLDTASAAPVGQIWTGRFSVVSYASQKAGTSPAAQQPEADFTGQYVFKTDCSSGVCIATVVSGPRSSNPTVPQPLRYTWDGARWTQSYDWQWDCFMGDGVPKVWAPARSFVYYVPQRDGSLEGSWRTDILGGPCSGNVTMAVAAFPVW; encoded by the coding sequence ATGGCTACCCGTCGAGCGTTAGTGGCGTTGTCGACCGCCGCCGTCGTGTTGCTCGCCATGGTCGGTACGCTCGTCGGCCCGTTGGACACCGCATCCGCGGCTCCCGTCGGCCAGATCTGGACGGGCAGGTTCTCCGTGGTGAGCTATGCCTCGCAGAAGGCCGGCACCAGCCCGGCGGCCCAACAACCCGAAGCCGACTTCACCGGTCAATACGTCTTCAAGACCGACTGCTCGAGTGGGGTGTGCATCGCCACCGTGGTCAGTGGTCCACGCTCGTCGAATCCCACCGTTCCGCAACCGCTTCGCTACACGTGGGACGGCGCCCGTTGGACGCAGTCCTACGACTGGCAGTGGGACTGCTTCATGGGCGACGGCGTACCGAAGGTATGGGCGCCCGCGCGCAGTTTCGTCTACTACGTGCCGCAGCGCGACGGTTCACTCGAAGGCAGTTGGCGCACCGACATCCTCGGCGGCCCGTGCAGCGGCAACGTCACCATGGCCGTCGCGGCCTTCCCGGTGTGGTGA
- a CDS encoding NUDIX domain-containing protein encodes MDSIRQVSSREVYRNDWLTLREDDIQRPDGSDGIYAVVDKPNYALVIACDGDRLKLVEQFRYPLGLRRWEFPQGTAPGRADMEPLDLAARELREETGLRAGTVTTLGLLDVAPGMSSQRGWVFLATDLTEGDHDREHEEQDMRSAWFTRDEFERMVADGEITDAQSIAAYGMLLLRERLLG; translated from the coding sequence GTGGATTCGATCCGGCAGGTGTCGTCGCGCGAGGTGTACCGCAACGACTGGCTGACGTTGCGCGAGGACGACATCCAACGCCCGGACGGCAGTGACGGGATCTACGCCGTCGTCGACAAGCCGAACTATGCGCTGGTGATCGCCTGTGACGGTGACCGGCTCAAGCTGGTGGAACAGTTCCGCTACCCGCTCGGGTTGCGCCGGTGGGAGTTCCCGCAGGGCACCGCCCCGGGGCGGGCCGATATGGAGCCGCTCGACCTGGCTGCGCGGGAGTTGCGGGAGGAGACGGGACTGCGGGCCGGGACCGTCACCACGCTGGGCCTGCTCGACGTCGCGCCGGGGATGAGCAGCCAACGCGGCTGGGTCTTCCTCGCCACCGACCTGACCGAGGGCGACCACGACCGTGAACACGAGGAGCAGGACATGCGCAGCGCCTGGTTCACGCGCGACGAGTTCGAGCGGATGGTCGCCGACGGAGAGATCACCGACGCCCAGAGCATCGCGGCGTACGGGATGCTGCTGCTTCGGGAGCGCTTACTCGGCTGA
- a CDS encoding DUF222 domain-containing protein, which yields MFDGSLPGIGDFSALSDAELVAASAGWGRAENAAAARKLAAMAELFRRRTGCDTATDRHNWFVDPDANAVSELAAAHNITERLAMFQTHRAVALADRLPQVAALFTAGLITDLLVRAIVTRTALITDPTLMAAVDTDLAAQITSWGPQSEKKTLAAIDAIVETHDPGALRRVKDAENDRGLQFGFISDAAGFMTVWARMYAPDGAAFEQRVTDMAHTVCDEDPRTADERRNDALAAVATGTHLRCECPNPDCPGHRDTQPTKDVVVHIVTTEETLDAARTQTETQPEPEAEPHAETEPQHEPEAEDEAQPEPEAEPQAEPEPEPEAEAGPTPEAEAEATPEPEATPEAEAAPLAEAAAQPPSAPQQSACRAPAFVIGAGVTNPTVLAAFLRRARLRTIQHPGNAPPEPHYRPSAALQDFVRCRDLTCRFPGCDAPATRCDIDHTVPWPAGPTCAANLKCLCRKHHLLKTFWTGENGWRDEQFTDATIVWTSPSGQTYTTRPGSALLFPTLCTPTAEAPIQPTETTTTDRGLKMPKRRRTRAQNRARRIQEERRLNDDLVAERNKPPPF from the coding sequence ATGTTCGATGGTTCGTTGCCCGGGATCGGCGACTTCTCCGCGCTCAGTGACGCGGAGTTGGTGGCCGCCTCGGCCGGCTGGGGACGCGCCGAAAACGCGGCCGCCGCCCGCAAACTGGCCGCCATGGCCGAACTGTTCCGCCGCCGCACCGGCTGCGACACCGCCACCGACCGCCACAACTGGTTCGTCGACCCCGACGCCAACGCCGTCAGCGAACTGGCCGCCGCCCACAACATCACCGAACGCCTGGCCATGTTCCAAACCCACCGCGCCGTCGCCCTGGCCGACCGACTCCCCCAGGTCGCCGCCCTGTTCACCGCCGGACTGATCACCGACCTGCTGGTCCGCGCCATCGTGACCCGCACCGCCCTGATCACCGACCCCACCCTGATGGCCGCCGTCGACACCGACCTGGCCGCCCAGATCACCAGCTGGGGACCCCAATCAGAAAAGAAGACCCTCGCCGCCATCGACGCCATCGTCGAAACCCACGACCCCGGCGCGCTACGGCGGGTCAAAGACGCCGAAAACGACCGCGGCCTGCAATTCGGCTTCATCAGCGACGCCGCCGGCTTCATGACCGTCTGGGCCCGCATGTACGCCCCCGACGGCGCCGCCTTCGAACAACGCGTCACCGACATGGCCCACACCGTCTGCGACGAGGACCCCCGCACCGCCGACGAACGCCGCAACGACGCCCTGGCCGCCGTCGCCACCGGCACCCACCTGCGCTGCGAATGCCCCAACCCCGACTGCCCCGGCCACCGCGACACACAACCCACCAAAGACGTCGTCGTCCACATCGTCACCACCGAAGAAACACTCGACGCCGCCCGCACCCAAACCGAAACGCAGCCCGAACCCGAAGCGGAACCGCACGCGGAGACTGAGCCCCAGCACGAGCCGGAGGCCGAAGACGAGGCGCAGCCGGAGCCCGAGGCGGAGCCGCAAGCGGAGCCTGAGCCAGAGCCGGAGGCCGAAGCGGGGCCGACCCCCGAGGCGGAGGCTGAAGCGACGCCGGAACCGGAAGCGACCCCCGAGGCGGAGGCGGCGCCCTTGGCCGAGGCCGCTGCGCAACCACCGTCGGCCCCGCAGCAGTCAGCCTGCCGCGCACCGGCATTCGTCATCGGCGCCGGAGTCACCAACCCCACCGTGCTCGCCGCCTTCCTCCGCCGCGCCCGCCTCCGCACCATCCAGCACCCCGGCAACGCGCCACCCGAACCCCACTACCGACCCTCGGCAGCCCTGCAGGACTTCGTGCGCTGCCGCGACCTGACCTGCCGATTCCCCGGCTGCGACGCCCCGGCCACCCGCTGCGACATCGACCACACCGTGCCCTGGCCGGCCGGACCGACCTGCGCCGCCAACCTCAAATGCCTGTGCCGAAAACACCACCTGCTCAAAACCTTCTGGACCGGTGAAAACGGTTGGCGCGACGAACAGTTCACCGACGCCACCATCGTGTGGACCTCCCCGAGCGGGCAGACCTACACCACCCGCCCCGGCAGCGCGCTGTTGTTCCCGACCCTGTGCACCCCGACCGCCGAGGCGCCGATCCAACCCACCGAGACCACCACCACCGACCGCGGCCTCAAAATGCCCAAACGCCGCCGCACCCGCGCCCAAAACCGCGCCCGCCGCATCCAAGAAGAACGCCGACTCAACGACGACCTCGTCGCCGAACGCAACAAACCACCCCCGTTCTGA
- a CDS encoding YybH family protein produces MTYTRPPGHIGMSTETTIRQLITRWVDAVAACDIDGVLADHDPDIVMFDVPPPHTGVRGLDAYRGTWPDFFEFLRGGARFELLELHVTAGTDVAFAYGLLRCGTQEMCDQNPDTRLRMTIALRQHDGRWYVTHEHHSFCMT; encoded by the coding sequence ATGACTTACACCCGGCCGCCGGGTCATATCGGTATGAGCACCGAGACAACGATCCGCCAGCTGATCACCCGATGGGTCGACGCCGTCGCGGCCTGCGACATCGACGGCGTGCTGGCCGACCACGATCCTGACATCGTGATGTTCGACGTGCCGCCGCCACATACCGGCGTACGCGGCCTCGACGCCTACCGCGGCACCTGGCCGGACTTCTTCGAATTCCTCCGCGGCGGCGCCAGGTTCGAACTCCTCGAACTGCACGTAACCGCGGGCACCGACGTGGCGTTCGCATACGGCCTGCTGCGGTGCGGCACCCAGGAGATGTGCGACCAGAACCCCGACACCCGGCTGAGGATGACCATCGCTCTACGCCAGCACGACGGTCGCTGGTACGTCACCCATGAACACCACTCCTTCTGCATGACGTGA